The nucleotide sequence TTTGAGGGTCTGCGACCCGTCAAAATTTTCCTGACGGAACACTAGTTGTCTGTCAAGAATTATTTTGTGGGTTGAAAACCCCAAAATAATAACCTCTTCCTGATCCCAGACTCACAAATACAAAGTTGACAAACCAGTTGACAAACCACCAGTTCAATCCGGAGATACTCTCTTGCCTTAACCTTCTTTAACCACTCCCGAAATCGAATAAACGCTGAGAAGAATGTCACTGAATTAAGCCAGATGCGATCGCTGTTCTCGACCCATCTCTTGCTCACCCCGCGCCAGATTGCCAAACTCTCCAGAGTGTCGAACTCTATGGCTCCCATTGGAGTCTGGAAGTCACCTTTGAAACAGCCCGCGCCCACCCCGGCATTCAATCTCAGCGTCAGTGGTCCAAACCCGCCACCACCTGCACTACTCCACGGCGATTTGCCTGGTTCTCGCTGGTGTGTTTGATGGCCGATCAACTCCACTGCAACACCCCACTTATCCCTCACTCCACCGCCTGGTATACCAGGTTAGCCCTGGCAATGCTGGAAGAGAGCCACTTTATCGCGTAAAGTGATGGGATATGTAATATCTTTTTATGTCTGCCCAGCCTGAGCCTGAATGAGCACCGAAAATTACCTCAACCATCCGAACTTTGGCTTGCTGTTCAGGGTGTGTCTGGTCGATGAAAATCGCGAGTTATTTACAACCCTGTATGCCCAACGTCTATTTTTCCTGGTCGCGAACGGTCAGGACGGGCTGGAGTTTGAACCGATTACTCGAACAGATGCCCGCATCCTGGTTGAAAACCGAATGCGCATCTTGCGGCGGGGAGGACAGCATCAGGATTACGATCGCATCCATCTGATTTATAAACAAACATTTCAATGACGTTGTTTTCTCAACCTGGGAGTACAATTTCAAAGCGCATTTCTGAAATCCGTCAAACCCTGCCGGCGTCAGTTCGGCTAATTGCGGTCACGAAACAGGTTTCGGTTGATGCGATGCGAGCAGCTTATAATGCGGGGATTCGTGACTTTGGTGAAAGTCGGGTGCAGGAGGCAGATGCCAAGCAGAAACAACTTCAGGATTTAACGGATGTTACCTGGCACTTGATTGGACATCTGCAAACAAACAAAGTCCAAAAAGCGCTGGAGCAGTTTCAATGGATTCACTCAGTCGATAGCTTAAAGTTAGCTCAACGCCTTAACCAGTTAGCTGAATTATTGTCCCGCAAACCTCAGATTTTGTTACAGGTCAAACTGCTGCCAGATCCAAATAAGTATGGCTGGTCAATTTCTGATTTATTTAATGATCTGCCTGCACTCAACAAATGTGAGCACCTTGATATTGTCGGCTTGATGACCATTCCTCCTCTGGGCTTAAACCATCAGGAAACAGCAACTGTTTTTCAGCAGACTCGCGAACTTGCTGACAATATAAATCGGCAAAATCAGCCTCGCATTCAAATTCGAGAACTTTCGATGGGCATGTCAGATGACTACTTACTGGCAGTCCAGGCAGGAGCAACGATGGTTCGCCTGGGGCGTGCTCTGTTCGGTGCACGTATGCCTCAAGAATGAGGATTTTATAACCTGAACCTTCACCACAGAGGGCACAGAGAACACAGGACAGATCCTCTGTGCCCTCTATGCCTCGGTGGTAGAACGCTCAGGCTTTCGGTTTATTTAATCCGCGATCCCCAGTAACAGTCGTACTCAGACATGCGATTGTACAGGATAACTTCAAGAATCACAGACAGAACCTTGAGAGATTATTAAATACCGGATACCAGGGGAGATTTTTTATAATTTTTCAGGTTCAATTTTGAGTAAATGGTCTATGATTATCTGCTCTGACTGTAATTTTCGTAAATCCTCCAAACTTTAAACGAAAAAACGTTAACGACCTATCCATTTCAGGAATGTAGATGTATACTAAGTTTTCAATTCAGCCAAATCAGGCAGGATGCCTAAATATATTCGCTTGCAGATTGAGCCATTAACGTAACTCGTTTGGCTATCACTACAAACTCTAAAGGCAGTCCTAAATTCTCGATAGTAATGGCTAGATTTGTTTTTCAGGATTTCTAGCCGTTCGCGCTAGATTCATAGCTAAACCCTGATCGTGATGGAGCGTAAACAGTGAGCAATCTATTCAGCAAATTACGGGACTTCGTTGGTTTCAACGAGCAGATGGACTACGAGTACGAGTATGACGAAATGGATGGGGCGGATTATCAAGATCTTTATCAGCAGGAGCATGTTCCCCAGGCAGCGCCCCACCCTCCTCAGGAAGACTTCCGCTCTCGCCGCAGCCGTCTTCGCGATCGCCCGGTGTCAATGGGAGCCGATGCAGGTATGGGGGCCGCACCCAGCATGAGTAATGTGATTGGAATGCCGGGTGCGGCAAACGGGATCTCTGAAGTAATGGTGATGGAACCCCGCTCGTTTGAGGAAATGCCCCAGGCTATTCAGGCATTACGGGAACGTAAGTCGGTTGTCCTCAATCTAACGATTATGGATCCTGATCAGGCGCAGCGGGCAGTGGACTTTGTAGCTGGTGGTACCTATGCGATCGATGGACACCAGGAGCGCATCGGCGAAAGTATTTTCCTGTTCACGCCCAGTTGTGTTCAGGTCAGTACTCAGAACACAACCGGGTTCGAAGCACCTGTACAGCAACCTCAGGTACGGATGCCCCGTCAAACTCCTCCTGCTGCCGCCTGGTCAACAGAGCAAATGCGGATGGCGCAATAGTCCAATAGTCATTGTTGGTTGTTAGATGTTAGGGATTTGCAACTAAATAACGTCCCTGCTTGTAGGATGGGCTAGGTGGTAGCCGCAACCCATCTCAGGTATTTTATTTTTGTGTAGATCCCTTAGTTGTTAGGAGCCATATCTATCCAACAACTAGCATCTGATGGCCAGCAACTTGAGGAGGCGTTTGGTGTCAATCAAATTCAGTCTGATCGGTGGCGGGGTAATGGGAGAGGCTCTCTTATCCCGCCTTCTTGCGCGGGGAATTTATGCCCCTCAAGAGGTGCTGGTGAGCGAACCCCGGGCAGATCGGCGATCGCTGTTGGCGGAACGATACAATGTCCAGGTTACTGACGATAATCGGGAAACTACAGCAACCGATGTTTTGATGCTGGCAATTAAGCCACAGGTATTTGAACAGGTTGTTGCTGAACTGGCCGTATCTTCCCAGCCTGTTGAAGCTCAAAGGTTGATTATTTCTATTCTGGCAGGCACTCCATTAAGCAAGCTTGAACCTGCTTTTGCAGGGTTGCCTGTCATCAGGGCAATGCCAAATACTCCAGCGACCGTGGGAGCGGGGATGACTGCCATTGCTCCAGGTTCCCATGTTCAACCGCAGCATCTGGAACTGGCGCGGCGGATCTTTCAGGCTGTGGGGGAAGTAGTAGAAGTCCCCGAATCACTAATGGATGCAGTCACCGGGCTGTCGGGTTCGGGGCCTGGGTTTGTGGCTGTCATGGTCGAAGCTTTGACCGATGGGGGAGTGGCTGCCGGGTTGCCCAGGGCGATCGCGGCAAAGCTGGCACTACAAACCGTCAAAGGGACCGCCCAACTTTTACAAGAAACGGGACTCCATCCCGGTGAGTTGAAAGACCAGGTCACCAGTCCAGGTGGCACCACAATTGCAGGGATTGCCCACCTGGAACGAGCTGGTTTTCGCTCTGCGTTGATTGAGGCGGTGCGGGCAGCCTATGGGCGATCGCAAGAGTTGGGACGCTAAGGGTTGGCTAACTGAGATCTCGCACCATTCTCAGTAAAGGTTGAGACACCGGGTTTCTGATGCGGATTGATGGACATCAAAAGGTTGCCAGGTGTAAGGTTATCTGCAACCGCTGTGCCGTTAGATTAGTTAGAACGTGGCGCTTAACCCCAGACGGAAGGTTAAACCAGGTTGATAAATTCGGTTCACTTTTTCGTAGGCGCGGTTGCCTAAATTTTCCAGGTAAACCAGCAAGCCAACATTGGGGAGCAGGGGAACACGAGCACCTAAATCAAAACTCAGCCAGGCGGGGGAAAACTCTCTGTTGCTGACTCCAGGTTCGGCAAACAGGGCACGACGGGCACCACTGAAGTAGTTGGCGTACAGGTTTAACTGCCAGTCTGCGTGATTGTAACCGATACCAAACTGACCGACGGAGTAGGGAATGGTGCTCAGTTGTAAACCGCTTCCAGGACCTGTGGCAATGCGGGCATCCGTATAGGTGTAGTTGATGAAGGTGGAGAACTGGGGGGTGATATTCCAGCGGAGGGCGGCTTCAAAGCCATTGGTTTTCACCAGACCTACGTTTTCCCAGCGTCCGGCAATGATACCCAGTCGGTCTTCCAGGCGATTGCCGAAGTAGGTGAGTTGGGTAGAGAGGGCAGGAGCCAGTCGAATATCAACCCCTGCATTCCAGGTGGAGCCTCTTTCCGGTTCCAGATTGGGATTGGGGAACCAGTTGTGAACGGTGTCGTAGACATACAACTGATCCAGTCCAGGATTGCGTCGCACCGATGCCCAACTTCCCCGCAAAGCAACATTGGGGGATACATCCCAGCGCAAACCTGTACTGGGATGGAGGGAATTGCCGTATTCGGTATTGAAGTTTTGCCGCAATCCAAATTCTGCCTGTAATTCGGGGGTAATGCGCCAGGTGTTGAGCAGAAACAGGGCGGCGTTGAAGCGATCGCGCTCCTCCCGCTCATTAAACCGAATAAACTGGGGCACGTTACTGAAGGTATTCCCTTTCAAGAAATCACTTTGCAGATCAACCCCATAGCGGAGATTGAGGGTGGGAGCCACCTGCCAGTTATGTTCAACTCTACCCGTCAACCCACGGGAGTCGAGTTGTCCTTCCCGGAAGAAGATGCCGCGAGTGGGACCAAAGGTATCGAAGTAATCCCGATTAAAGGCAAGAAATGCAAGGATACGGGAATCATCCCCTGCTCCCAGCATCCCTTTCCAGGTCAAGCCAATATTGTAGGCGTCGTGGTTGAGGCGATCGCGCTGGAGGGGGAACCCAAAGTAGAGTAAACCTTTGCGGCTGGTAATTTTATAGGTATCCAGGCTGAGTGTATTGCGTGGGTCTACCCGGTAAGCAAATCTGCTGTAATAGTTGTCGAACTTGACATCCCCGTTAAATAACCGACCGTCGGGTCCCCGGTTGGCGGCTCCTGCTGGCACACGATAATCGTTGTCTGCTTGAAAACGTTCATAGCCCAGGGCGTAGCTGAAAGCATCCAGAGAACCGGCAATACCAGCCCGGTAGTTCTGCTGTCCGTAGGAGCCAAATTGCACTAAAGCATTGACTTTCAGCGGACCTTCGTAATCTTTAGTGATGATGTCTACGACACCACCAAAGGCATTGGAGCCGTAGAGGGTGGAAGCGGTGCCACTGGAGAGTTCAATGCGATCGATCGCTCCTGACAATAAATTGTTGAGATCGGTTGCTCCGTGATAGGTACTGATATTGCTGCCAATCGGTCTGCCATTCAGCAGGAACACATTCTGGTTCAGGGTTGTACCCCGGTAGTACAGTCCCGTATGAATATCCGCACCAAAGCCAGTGTCATTCACCACAAAACCAGGTAAACCCCGCAGCACTTCGGTCACACTGCGGGAACCCTGTTGCTGAATTTCGTCACTCGTAATGATGTAAGTGGGGGCGGAACTCGCAGGTGTTCTCTGTCCTTCAACGACGATCTCTTCTTCATCCTCATCATCCAGAGGATCTTCAGTCAGCGGAGATGAATTCTGAATAGGATTTTCTGCCCCAGAGGGGGTTATTTGCCCCAACAACAAATCAGCCTGGCTTTTGTAGTGCTTAAATTCCGCCAGCCGCATGATAGATTGGGACGCTTTTGAAGTCGCCCGATCTGGGTAGGCGTTAGCCCTGCTAAAGCAAATGATTAACTCTGTGATCTCTCCCCAACCCAGCAGCAGTAACGCGATCGCACACCATTTTGATTTCATGTTTACTCGCCCAATCCTCACACCAAAACAGCCCTAACCCCCCTGATGCAGACAGCATGAGAGGTCAGAGGCACTTGTAAAACTATCCTCATTCTGGAGGGGAGCCTGTTTTGTGTCAAAAGACAGGCTGTCAAAGTTATAGAAGGGATGGGGGTGGAAGTTGCTAGTGTTCCGTCAGGAAAATTTTGACGGGTCGCAGACCCTCAAAATTTAACTTCAATCAGCCTTTCAGTATTCAGTTACCTGTCAAATTTAATTTGACAAACCACTAGTTGTTAGCTGTTGGTTGTTAGAACGGAGTCAGTAGTCAGTGGTCAATGGTCAGTAACGCCATGTGCTCAGGAATCCTGAGCAGCTATCTGTTCTACCTCGTCGGCTGACAGACCCAGAGCGACAGCAATCTGTTCAGGACTCATGCCCGTTGCCAGGAGTTGAGCAATCGCAGCCCGTTGCACTTGCTCCGCCCGGTCTGCCCGTTGCCGTTCCTGGTTTGCCCGTTGCCGTTCCTGCTCTGCTTTCTCATCTCCTGTTAACAGCACTGCCCCATTGCGATCGCACCAGCGCAGCCAGGTATCTTGCCGTCCCTCAAATTCTCCCTGCCAGAGGGTCAATCCCAATCCCACCTGTTCCAACCATTCCTCCTGTAATTCCACATAACGTCGTCCCCGCAGTTCATAAATTCTCAGGGAGCGATCGCCCAGTTGCTGATTTGGGTCATAGACTACGTAGTAACTCACCCGCATGTGCTCATAGATCTGGTGTTTTTCCCCCAATTCATCTCCAACCTGATTGGAGACAATTTCAACCACGATTTCGGGCGGCTTACCAAAGTTCCAGACCAGGTAACAGCAGTGCTGTTTTTCCCACCAATTATCAGGAACCTGCACATCAAAGCTAACAAACACATCGGGCACAATTGCAGGTTGACCAACGGTGTGGTAAATACCCACGTTTGCCGCACACAAAAAGATCTGCCCCTGCAGGGAACTATACAGGGAACTCACCAGAAGGCGCTGTTCCTTTTCAGAAGCAAAGTTATCCACGGGGGTATCGTCCTCGGTAACCAGTTGACTGGCATCGGGGATGGCGTGTTCGTCAGAGATAAGCAGTGGGTTGACCATTAGCGTATCTATCTCAGCCAGGATTCTTTTAGTTTAGCGGCATAACATAGCTGAAATGGATAGGAAGCGGTTGCCAATTCGAGTCATCCCGCTTTTAGCGTATGAAATTCCTGAATTAGTAGTAGCCTTTTGGTTGGTACTACTCTTCTTCCTATAATCCGAGGTACCGTTTAGTTGACTTTTGAGATATTAATTTCTGGCTAGAAATACTTTTGAATGCTGATTCCCAACGCTGAGCAAGCAGTTGTTGATATTCGTAAACTGCGCGACTATATATACAATTTGTGGCGTGGGCAAGTTGGTACGGTGGTTGAGACGTTGGCGAATGGCACAGCATTTGAAGTTGAATTCAGTGATCGCGATGGGCGCACTTACGAATCTGTAGGGTTACGTCCAGAGCAAATTATGGTGTTGTGTTTTGAACCAGTGCCTCCTGAAATGAAGGCTAAAGCAGTCGCGGTGTAAGCGGTGTAACTTTCAACTTTCAACTCTTAACTTCATCATTCCTCCTTCCCTGCTGTTTCTGATAGCGAGCAATTTGCTTATCCCAGTCTCCTTTCCAGCCCTGATCTCTGGCGATCTGGCAGAGGCGAATGGCTTCAGAGTAATTTTTTTGCTGTGCCCGGATCATTGCTAATTGCTGATAGCCTGAATGTTTCGGGATGGCGCTGGTGGAGTAGAGTAGTTTCATTTTCTGGATAGCGACGGGGGCAATCGCAATCTGCTGTTCACAGGCATGGATGGCAATCTGGAGTGCTCCTGGATCCGTTTCCCAGTCTGCATAGTACACCCGCCGTTTCACTTCCCAAAAGGAATGGAGGGTGAGCACATCGGGTTCAGTGGTGGATTCCTGCTCGGCTTTTGCCAGTATGCGTCGTGCCAGGGGGCGATCGCCTGGTTGAGTAAACCAGGTAGCCAGACAGGTGAGCAGAAACGTTGCTGTCAATCCAGTAAATTCAACGGTTCCCTGAGTTAGGGGACGGGGATTGGATGCACCGACTCCAATGGGTTGGTAAACGGATTCAATATACTCCCGCTCATCGGCAGTAAATTCTGACAGCCACCAATCCGCCAACCCTACAGCCCCAATTTCACCACGAATCACGTCTTATTCTCCCTTTCCAAAGTTTCCATTTCTTTCGGTACCCGGCATCCATCTTCATTGGTTTGTCATATAGCAGTCCTAAATCAGTTGTGAGAGTGAAAGGCTTTGTGAAAAAAGATTTCCCAGGAATTCTTTCTCACAATCCAGAAGGATCGCTATAGCGTCGGTTTTCTGGTGGTAAATGGCTTCAATCATGGCTTTATGTCAGGTTTACAGAGCAAAGCAGATTAGAATTAGGAGAGAGATTGTAATACCGATTTAAATTGGATATAGGGCAAATAGAGTAGACTGAGAGGGTAGTTTAGATTCCCTCTGCAATGGCTGGAGTCACCTCGGTTAAAGTCAAAGAAAGTCTCGATGAGCTAGTCCAACAATTGCAACAAGTGGAAACACCAAAGGACAAGGAACGCCTGCAAGTGCTGTACTGGCTCAAACAGGAAAAGCCACCCAGCATTGGTGCGATTGCCAAGGCGATCGGGAAACATCGCAATACAGTAGGGAGATGGTTATTGCAGTATCGGGAAGGTGGGGTGAGTGCCATGCTGGAACGTAAAGTGTCGTCTGGCGGTGTCCGCAAGATTCCACAATGGGCGGAAGAGGCACTGGCTAAGCGATTAAAGAACTCGGAACATGGATTTGCCAGTTATGGAACTGTGCAACAGTGGTTAGCGGAGGAGTTGGGTGTCGAAGCGGAGTATCATGCGGTATACCAAATGACGCGCTATCGCCTCCAAGCGAAGCTGAAAGTGGCTCGTCCGCAAAATATCAAGCAGGATTGTGAACGGCGCGAATCATTTAAAAAACCTTGCAGATGACCTGGAGTTGTTGAGCCAGTATGCTCGGCAAGTCATCCAGGAGGAGCGTCCTATCCGTTATTTTGCTCAGGATGAAAGTCGCTTTGGACTCAAAACCCTGATTGGGCGCTTGATTACTGCTTGTGGTATCAAACCGATTGGGCAAT is from Leptothermofonsia sichuanensis E412 and encodes:
- a CDS encoding Uma2 family endonuclease; protein product: MVNPLLISDEHAIPDASQLVTEDDTPVDNFASEKEQRLLVSSLYSSLQGQIFLCAANVGIYHTVGQPAIVPDVFVSFDVQVPDNWWEKQHCCYLVWNFGKPPEIVVEIVSNQVGDELGEKHQIYEHMRVSYYVVYDPNQQLGDRSLRIYELRGRRYVELQEEWLEQVGLGLTLWQGEFEGRQDTWLRWCDRNGAVLLTGDEKAEQERQRANQERQRADRAEQVQRAAIAQLLATGMSPEQIAVALGLSADEVEQIAAQDS
- a CDS encoding helix-turn-helix domain-containing protein; translated protein: MAGVTSVKVKESLDELVQQLQQVETPKDKERLQVLYWLKQEKPPSIGAIAKAIGKHRNTVGRWLLQYREGGVSAMLERKVSSGGVRKIPQWAEEALAKRLKNSEHGFASYGTVQQWLAEELGVEAEYHAVYQMTRYRLQAKLKVARPQNIKQDCERRESFKKPCR
- the pipX gene encoding transcriptional coactivator PipX; translated protein: MSTENYLNHPNFGLLFRVCLVDENRELFTTLYAQRLFFLVANGQDGLEFEPITRTDARILVENRMRILRRGGQHQDYDRIHLIYKQTFQ
- a CDS encoding YggS family pyridoxal phosphate-dependent enzyme, which codes for MTLFSQPGSTISKRISEIRQTLPASVRLIAVTKQVSVDAMRAAYNAGIRDFGESRVQEADAKQKQLQDLTDVTWHLIGHLQTNKVQKALEQFQWIHSVDSLKLAQRLNQLAELLSRKPQILLQVKLLPDPNKYGWSISDLFNDLPALNKCEHLDIVGLMTIPPLGLNHQETATVFQQTRELADNINRQNQPRIQIRELSMGMSDDYLLAVQAGATMVRLGRALFGARMPQE
- a CDS encoding DUF4926 domain-containing protein, producing MLIPNAEQAVVDIRKLRDYIYNLWRGQVGTVVETLANGTAFEVEFSDRDGRTYESVGLRPEQIMVLCFEPVPPEMKAKAVAV
- a CDS encoding TonB-dependent receptor plug domain-containing protein, which translates into the protein MKSKWCAIALLLLGWGEITELIICFSRANAYPDRATSKASQSIMRLAEFKHYKSQADLLLGQITPSGAENPIQNSSPLTEDPLDDEDEEEIVVEGQRTPASSAPTYIITSDEIQQQGSRSVTEVLRGLPGFVVNDTGFGADIHTGLYYRGTTLNQNVFLLNGRPIGSNISTYHGATDLNNLLSGAIDRIELSSGTASTLYGSNAFGGVVDIITKDYEGPLKVNALVQFGSYGQQNYRAGIAGSLDAFSYALGYERFQADNDYRVPAGAANRGPDGRLFNGDVKFDNYYSRFAYRVDPRNTLSLDTYKITSRKGLLYFGFPLQRDRLNHDAYNIGLTWKGMLGAGDDSRILAFLAFNRDYFDTFGPTRGIFFREGQLDSRGLTGRVEHNWQVAPTLNLRYGVDLQSDFLKGNTFSNVPQFIRFNEREERDRFNAALFLLNTWRITPELQAEFGLRQNFNTEYGNSLHPSTGLRWDVSPNVALRGSWASVRRNPGLDQLYVYDTVHNWFPNPNLEPERGSTWNAGVDIRLAPALSTQLTYFGNRLEDRLGIIAGRWENVGLVKTNGFEAALRWNITPQFSTFINYTYTDARIATGPGSGLQLSTIPYSVGQFGIGYNHADWQLNLYANYFSGARRALFAEPGVSNREFSPAWLSFDLGARVPLLPNVGLLVYLENLGNRAYEKVNRIYQPGLTFRLGLSATF
- the proC gene encoding pyrroline-5-carboxylate reductase; the protein is MSIKFSLIGGGVMGEALLSRLLARGIYAPQEVLVSEPRADRRSLLAERYNVQVTDDNRETTATDVLMLAIKPQVFEQVVAELAVSSQPVEAQRLIISILAGTPLSKLEPAFAGLPVIRAMPNTPATVGAGMTAIAPGSHVQPQHLELARRIFQAVGEVVEVPESLMDAVTGLSGSGPGFVAVMVEALTDGGVAAGLPRAIAAKLALQTVKGTAQLLQETGLHPGELKDQVTSPGGTTIAGIAHLERAGFRSALIEAVRAAYGRSQELGR
- a CDS encoding cell division protein SepF, with product MSNLFSKLRDFVGFNEQMDYEYEYDEMDGADYQDLYQQEHVPQAAPHPPQEDFRSRRSRLRDRPVSMGADAGMGAAPSMSNVIGMPGAANGISEVMVMEPRSFEEMPQAIQALRERKSVVLNLTIMDPDQAQRAVDFVAGGTYAIDGHQERIGESIFLFTPSCVQVSTQNTTGFEAPVQQPQVRMPRQTPPAAAWSTEQMRMAQ